One Mugil cephalus isolate CIBA_MC_2020 chromosome 17, CIBA_Mcephalus_1.1, whole genome shotgun sequence genomic window, GAGAAATTGCGTAGGGTTGAGCTGATGCATAGAAACTCAAGTTAAAGAAACCATAACACAGTAAATGGAAAAGTCATGCATGCGATATATTAATAAGCATCATCATGTATTCGTAATTGGAATCTAGAAAGTGATAAACAAAAGTGTAATGGTTCTCCTTTTAGTTAGTAGTTAGTACCTCAAAACTAAGCACATTAAAAGTTTGTGCAGCACTTTAGTAAATACACTCCAAGTATCACTGCATATAAAACCAACCTTTGGCTTTTTACTAACTGCGACTTTTGGGTGTGTTCATAATTAGCCATTTTCTCGCTCTTCTAAATTCAGCAAAAGCTTTAAACGCAACATATCGAGTGCACAAAGCGACAAGAAACTGAAAGCACGTGCAGATCTTTTACAGTGACAATATAAGAGCCAAGCGACGTCACCACCTCCAGCTTGAGGGCTGTTAACCTAATTCCTAATAGTTATTACAATGAGGCTTGCCGACCACATCAAGCCACTGCGGCGGGGTAATGagctgagcagagagagagcCGCCGTGCACTTTCACAGCCTTCAATTCAGCGAGCCCAGTGACACAGAGTCCTTCCCGAACGGGTTCAGTGGCgtgtttagaaaataaaaagtgcgCTGCGAGGTTATAAACAACGTCAAAATTACACTGTTAATTCAAGTGTTCCTCAAGCCAAGGTACACTCTGGTTCCAAGGCTCAGCATGAATGCTGTCTGTCTCACATGCATATGCaggtttgttgtttattattttttttttatgcataaagAGATGAATCATTGTTCTCAGAGCATTGAACTAAAAACGGAGAGCCTCTTTTGCGGTAGTTCAGCCAtgtttgaaaaacacaaataaaccgAAAATCATCGGAACctataaacatataaaatccTAACTCCACCCTCCGTTGCTCTGTTATTTCATCTAAATCTGACTGAAGCTGGTGAAGCCAGGCCTCCTCTCAGGGCACAGGCATAAAGAGATTTTGAAAATAATATAGtttaactataaaatatatcaaaactGGTGGCAGACTGGTGTGGCGTTCAGTAATTTCATCAAAATAGAAAACTTGAGCCACTGCATTTTTGCAACGGAGACACGGCTGAAGCGAGACTAGACGCgtgcaaacaaaatgaaaaggttgCACTCGTGATAATGGTTTGCCCTTGCACAGCTCGGACCCACGTGTCACAGGTAGCTGCAACGTGCCCTCGGGTAAATCAGTCTGCACCTTTGCCATGTGCCACCCGCTCCCATCCTGACTGCTAACACAATTTCAAACACTTGGAAAAGAAGGTCACaaatttcattatgtttttatttgacagGAAGAGTGAGCTTAAACAATCCTTGCCAAACATGATTAAGTGCTATGAGCCAGGGAAGGTAGCACTTTGGAAAATTGCAGATAATTTGGTctaatttgcaaaaaaaaaaagaaaaaagaaaaaagggttCAAACAGGCCATGCTGTAGAATCTTTAATTATGGTTCTGATGAAAGATGCCTGTCGCAGTCACGTGTAGTAAAGAAATACCCCATATAGAAAATTGGTTAAGCCCTAAATCATGCTGTTCCTCATCATTTCTATACACATGGTCTCAGCAATATGTACTCACATTATaagaacacagggagaacatgtaccATAAATGGCTGCGTGTTTAGAAACGTTTTGGGAAGGGACATAGGCGACCCTACGCATCGTTTATGGCTACATGCGCGTTCCAGAACATGTGATTATTTGGGTGTATGCATTTCCTATGTGGCTGGGGTGAAATTGAGAAATTACAGTTGGAAGAGCTCAAAGTAAGCAAGGCAAGGTGGAGGGTGAAGGAGGATAATGCTGGAGGACAGAGCTGATTGAGGAAATGCAACATTGTGACAGAACCCAGCTTTAATTGCAGTAATAAGCTCGAAACCCTCCGTTGATGTGTATACACAGAGTGGGCCAGAAATAACAGGTGACCACAGGGGCATGGCCGCTTCCCAGCAGCGCTCGCTCCAGAGAGGTGCTGAACATCAGTGAAACCTGCCCTCTGGTGTCCAAGCGTGAGCACTGCACGCGTACGCTGCCGCACACTGGGCTGCATTCACGAGGCTCCACAGAAACAGCCCCAAATGTCTTTTCCAGTAACTCCCTATATAACTTTACTAGCAGTTTTAAGGGTGAAACACttacaaaaatacacaagtcAGAGAAAGTGTTCATCCAGGAATTAAGGCTGTAATCAAGGCCACTTTGTCTTCTATTAGCCAAAATAACAAGATGAGGGATAAGACTCGGGGAACGTACTAAATGCACCAAAaaccaaaatacacaaatcCCCTAAATAGTTACTTAGCATTAGTATTAAGCACAAGTGTTTGATTTGAAGGTGTCTCAAATCATCTGTAACTTTCATCCATAGCAATCTTTCCCCACCATTTCCCTTGTTTATATTAACAAGAAAGGTTGCAGGTGCCCAGACAGTCAGGAAGGGCAAAGGCGAGTTTGCACCAGCCGGCTGGACGAGATGTAAATTTTCCTCTTCACTGTGCATCCTCAATGCATGCTTTGTGAAGCAACACAGGTGGCACTACAGATCTGGATGTCtgggttattttttatttattttttatagatcTGTTATGActattttcagacattttcatatttaaactgggGGCCTTCAAACATAAACTGAAATGGTGCTGCAAAACCGCAAATATAAATTGCAACTGCTGTCAACCTTATTTCTCACGCAGGAACGAGTTTTGTGTGCTTTTcgtgtatttattcatttattactttaaaCGCGATTGTGTTCGAGTTCTGAAGAAGACTGAAATATGTGATAATCATGTGTCTGGATGTTCAAGACATGGAGGCACCCTGATGTGACTCGCCCGCTTTGGGCAGAGCTGTTTGCTAATTACAGCCTAGCTATGAAGAGGGAGGTACTTGCGTGgtgggggcttttttttttttttttaatgatgcgAGGGGTAGATATAGTATAAATACCCACATCATCGTACTGGAGGACAGCATATCCTCAGTTGTGCTCCCACCCTAAGGATATACAGAAGCACCAGGAGCTCACTGGTGCTGAAGACATTTGGTTTCTCCCTCTTTGGATGCTGGTATGtttgatttctctttctctctaaaTGGTTCCATCTCTGGATGAGCGTAGTCAACATCTAGGCCTTAAGTTGTTCCTATGATACTTTAGGGAAGCAAGGGAGACTTTGGATGAGTTGGAGCTTACTTTTAATATCGACAGAGTCCTGAAGTATCAAGAATGCTCTGGCTGggaaataacattaaattaacACACTGTAACTTTAAGTTTTCATAGCAGTTTTATAGTAAGTTTTATTCTGCAAATAACCTAAAACTTCCACTTGTTTCCACTTGGTACCTTCAAACTGACTGTTGCACTGACTGTTTTTTATGCTTTCCTCTGCAGGTTTGACCTTGCAAGATGTACCTGCGAGTAGCaagcatcctcctcctcattgtgGCCTCTGCAGCAGCCCATGGAAAGGGGTATGTGGTGAAGAAGGTGGTGCCCTTCCCTGTGAAGAGCCATGGTAAGAAAACCCATCAACCCAACTCTGTGCAATCTGTTTTTGAACATAACCTATTCAAGCACTTAAAAGAGTGTCAGAACAGCTTTTCTTCTTGCGACTCTTTCAAATGCTAAACTAAGAGAAATTAACATGTTTGCTGAAGCCATTACGAGCTGCCAGAACGATGCTCGTCCCAGCTGCACTTTACTTTGAAAACCAAACTCCACCTCACGCTCAACAGTCgtgcgctctgattggctgcagcagTTTGCGTGCCTCTCCAATCACCTAGTCCGTTCAGATCTGGGTCTCACTTTACTTTTTCTGGAGCTCATAAAATGCATGAAGTTTATACTGGAGGTTTATTTCCAACTGTCTTGCAGCCAGTGTactcaacttttattttagcatggttagcatgcaAGACACAATTCAAACCCACTTTGCACTTTTATCTGccacaaaatgtttattgtttaacCATCTATTCTTAGGaatataaagacatttattgtgttttttattatttgcactcAACATAGCACAAAGACCACTGCAGTATTTAGAACATTTAGTGAATACAGCACGTGGCATATGGCataacatgatttttttttaatcaactaAATGTTGCATTGTTCATTTGATTCCAaccatgacaataacaacaatttAGGCAAATCATTCCCTAAGCAAGTCTAGGAAAATTAAGATTACATGTTGCTGTGTTGAGTGTTTTCTAAAATGCAGTATTATATGAAATGTTGCTTTTGAGCAAATCAACAcattgctatttttatttaagaaagtAGCTGTTAGTggattatttttagtttgacacTGTCAATTAGAGTCCAGTCACCCAGCAGTGTGGTTTGTATGGGTGTGCCTGCTTAacacagaagcagaaacatCTGTTTGGCTTTATCCAATCTAAGCTAGATTTAGCCAAGGAGTGAGCCTTTTACACTCAAACACGTGACCACATTAaggcagcaaataaaaaaaactcctcctCATTTAGACTTAGTGTGTCACAAATGTGCCTCTTAAACTCTTTGGCCTGAGCTGTTAAACATAATACAAGATATTACGTATAAAATTGTTATCCTTTataatatttgcattttaatactATTTACAGCAATTACAATTTCAATTTATATACTTTCTATTAATTAAACCATTTAatctaatatttattaattttgaaGGATTTGCcctaaaataaaagctcatcTTAAAGAAAATTGAATGAGTGAATCAACACTACATTGTCATGGCTAAATAATTGCATGGTCATGAGAGCAACAGCTCCCCCATCTCCAGGAAATATGAATACAGGACTgatcagtagtagtagtttcaACCATTACAGacatatagaaataaataaataaataaataaataaaagagagcaACATCAACCAGGGAACTTGCCTTAAAACTTGTagttcatttcacatttgaaataaagcCATGCTGCTACTCAACAAGACACTGATGAAACCCTGCTCATAAACCTGGGTTGTACATCCATGTTATTGCACTTGTTAGTTGAATGCTTGAATAGGGATTTAAATGTAGGCAGTGAACTGAAATAGATCCTGTGTTATAAGACACAATGTGAATGTCATGCTCAGGCTGAATATACTTCTGTCACAATGTGATAACAAACTCAAGGCTTCAAGTACTCTTCAGCATACATAACATACAATATTTATGTTTGTCTTACAAGTAGAGTATCATTTAAGGTTTGTGGTGACAGCGTAGACCAGGAGGGCACAGTTTGTGAGTGGGTCCGGTTTGTGATCTcctatttaattatttgatgttACTGATGATgatcattatttcattcttACAGTGATGTCAGTAGCTGGTGAGCCTGGTCCTCCAGGTGAGCCTGGACCTGAGGGACCCGCTGGCCCTCCCGGCCCCCCTGGAGAGGATGGTGAAGGTGCACCTGGACCCCAAGGGCCTCCCGGACCCCCTGGAACCCCCGGCCGTTCCATCACTGGCAAATCTGGAACTCCAGGTGGACCTGGAAAACCTGGCAGCCATGGACTACCTGGTGAGAAGGGAGATACTGGAGCCACTGGACCAATGGGACCTAGAGGAGCCCCCGGATCTCCTGGAAGCCCTGGGCCTGCAGGTCTGTCAGCTACTGGCAAGCCTGGACCCTCAGGTCTTCCTGGAGCGATGGGACCCAGAGGAGAGCCTGGTCTGAAGGGGCATCCAGGAGTACCTGGACTGCCAGGTTCTAAGGGTGATAGAGGGGTGGGAGCTCCAGGACCTCAGGGTGAGACAGGACCCGAGGGACCTATGGGCCCAACTGGAGCACCAGGTGCATCTGGAGTTGGAAAGCCCGGAAAGCCAGGTAACCCAGGTGAGCCAGGAAAGTCAGGTAGCCCAGGTAGAGATGGTGCCACTGGTCCCATGGGACCACAGGGACCCAAGGGACACACTGGTGCCCCAGGTGTAGGTCTTCCAGGTAAACCAGGTGAGAATGGTGCCCCAGGTATGCCTGGTCAAGTTGGCCCTAAAGGCCACCAGGGACCTACTGGAGCCACTGGTGCCCCTGGAGTCCCCGGATATGGAAAGCCAGGTGCAAatggagagaagggagagaggggagcaACAGGTGCCACCGGTGCCACAGGTGCAAAGGGAGAGCAGGGTCACACTGGATATACTGGTGCTACTGGTGCAACTGGCCCCATTGGTCCCGTTGGACCTCAGGGTGAGAGAGGGTTCCCAGGTGAGACTGGTTCTGCTGGCCCTAAAGGGGACACCGGTGCAACTGGACCTCAGGGACCTAAGGGACACAAGGGAGATCAGGGAGCACAGGGTTTCCAAGGAAAGCAGGGTTATCCAGGTGCAGCTGGTCCTCCTGGACCCAGAGGTGCCACTGGACCCTCAGGTGACAAAGGTCATGCAGGTGCCCCAGGTATCCCAGGTGCCCCAGGTATTCCAGGTCCTGCTGGACCCAAAGGTCATCCTGGTCGTGCAGGTGAGCCAGGTGCctctggatctgatggttctccCGGTCCCAGAGGTCCCTCTGGGCCTCAGGGTCCCGCTGGCACTCCTGGCCTTAAGGGACACCCAGGTCTCCCTGGTGCTCCCGGCCCTGCTGGTTTGGCTGCTAAGGGCGTCCCCGGACCTCAGGGTCCCCCAGGTCAGCCTGGTGAGCCTGGATCTGATGGAGAAGCTGGTCCAGCTGGTCCTCCTGGTCCCCCTGGCCCTCCCGGTGAGGTTGTGTTTGAGAAGGGTATGGGAATGAGTGAGGTTATGGTCAAGTCCCCCATGTCTGCTTTCACTGCATCTCTGGCCACCCCCTACCCTGCTGCTGGCAGCCCCATTAAGTTTGACCAGATTGTGTACAATGCTGAGAATCACTATGACCCCGAGTCCGGCATCTTCACTTGCCAGATTCCTGGAGTCTACTACTTCTCCTACAGCATCCATGTCAATGGAGCTCACGCCCTGGTGGCTCTGTACAAGAATGGCCAGCCTGTTATGTTCACTTATGATGAGTACAACAAGGGCTTCCTGGACCAGATGTCCGGTAGTGCCGTCCTCTTGCTTGATGAGCAGGACACCGTCTACGTCCAGATCCCTGATGATGAGGCCAATGGTGTCTTTGCTGCCGAGAATGTCCACTGCTCTTTCTCTGGGTTCCTCATTGCTTCAACGTGATACGTTGATAGCATAGTTCCCAAAAGCCAACCAACTAAATTTGCAAACTATTTCTCAAAGTAAACTCCCTGTTCATTTTTCCTCAGCCCAACAGACAGGTAGTTCACCCTTCTTTGAGGAATAGTAGCATCTCGACTTGAAAACTACAAGAAATAGGTGCTCAGAAGAAGGAAATCTAATTTATGAAAACAGGTGATCAGGGATGGGGTAAGCAATCCATAAAGTTACCAGTGAGCTCTTATAATGGAGACAGCATGTGAAATTGAGGTATTTTAACTGTATTGtgtcctgattttttttcttttccactctgTTCCTGTTATACTGATTTCAACTGGTGACTCTTAATttagtgtttgtctgtttttgtttgtttttgtacgaccttgtttttttttttatcattcggGTGACCAATAACACTAATACCTTTCTGTGCAACATTTTGTAACTAAATGTGACTTGAAAAATATTGTGAAATGTTAATGGTCAAATTGACCGTTATGAAAGTCACCAGAATGCTGTCATGGAAACTGTTTAACAGCAACATTGTTATATCCCTGGACATGCATTATGTCATGTAAAACATAATGACCAAAATAAATGCTGTCTTAACAAATGTTTTGTCTCTGaggaattttttaaaaagtatttcttgttcagtgttttgaatgttttgctgAATCACAAGGTTTCAAACCCATTTAGATTTCCTACACAGTAGTTAAGCAgatagtaataaaataaatctattaaaATATTCGGTATTCAACAAAATATTTAAGTGAAGCTGAATTGTACTAAAAATAATATGGAGAATACATGCATAATGAACAAATGGAGCACATTAGccttgcaaaataaaagtattagCCTTTAATTAGTTTCTTTGAGAAAAAGATATATCAATCAGGAATAAcataaaccatcttgtgacaattgcaagttctgctgggaaacttttggaccttcatgtggatgttacttagaaatgtaccaTCAaattagaccagaccagccacccaccccacagcaatgacactccttgatggcagcagccatccccagcaagatgcaaaacacaaaaacaattcagGAACTattccaaaaaacaacaacatgaaaaacagatccTGAAGTGTTCAAGTgtttgatccacagagccccctcccctcaacccacaggacccaacgGGCCCCCAACCGACAATActctgtagccagacaccacaggacacattcagaacaccccatgtccattctctattAATTCACAACTTTTTTGGAGGGATGatagagacctgcacaatatcaggAGGTGgatataatgttatgccagattggtGCACAGTAACACTGACATTATTTCATGAGTGTGTTTAAATGGCAGAATGATTCAAATACTTTTTATaataacttttaactttttgaaGCTCAAAATATTTCATAAAGAGGTCAGTGACAAAATTAAAGTCTaaggtttttaaatgtatttcttatgTTCACTGTTATTGGATGGTCTAGTTTTACCTGTTACCAGTACTACCTACTTTAAGATtgctagtagtagtagtagtactaacAAATAACATGAAATTGGAATATCGCGACACAGCTTTTGGGTTCCTCTGGATAAAATGAATCCCTGCGTGCTCTGTAATGCCTGTGCATGCTGATAGAATTTGCCCCATGTGCACAACTTAAACTGCAAATACACAAAGTTGAGCCACCTTGTTTACTCTAGTGCACCTAAGCAGTTCGTTGTCTTTTACAGATTTACCTTTAATCTAATTAGGATTGTTTGCAAAActggttaaaacaaaaacaatgaaacatttgGGAAATCCACTTGAGTAAATGTCACCACCAGTCCCATAAAGAACTCGAGGctcataaaatataaatcttCCCCCACGTGGGGCCTACTGGTTGCCTGCTTGGCAGCCAGAGTTTACAAAGATTACTCTACCATGCAAGCCTGAATGTGGGTGCGCTGGAAATAGTTATGGTGTGGGATGAGAGACAGGGATGGTCCTTTGGCAGGGCAGCAGCCGTTTGATCTTtcttgagagagaaaaaaagacggTGGTTAGGTGAGGGGCCCAAGggacagaacagagagaggaagccGGTTGAAAGAAACCGCTGGGGATTGCCATCTGAGGGCACTGCCATTCGGAGACGGTCTGTGGTTGGTGCATGAGGTGGGACAAACAGGAGCACAGATGCTTGACTCCACAAACTGCGTTCCAAAATTATCTGCTGCCACTTGGAAGAATATTTCTCTTTCCCATATTCTGTTTGTAGGATCGCTagcatatttatgtatttgagTGTCCTGCCGGAAAGAAAGCAGCGAAAAATTAGGTTTTGAAGAGGACCGCGAGTGACATGTAGCTGGGTGCGAATCTCCGTGGCTGTGAGGAGCATGTGAGGCACGCTGTGGGACAAAATGAGCAGCAAAATGCCATAACGGCCTGACCAAGATGGTCAAGCAGACTGGGaagcagaaatagaaatattatgTGTAAAGCACACCCTTCTTGCGGTGGGCAAAACTGTGGTACACAGGGTTAAACTGGGTGCAAAGGAAATAAATGGTTTGAAATGAGCATGTGCACAGCTGCGGGCTGCTAAAAACACCCCAGAGAATTTTGCTGCAATCTCTTCTTAAAAAGACCCTGGTGTTTTTGTTCGGTTTTGTCCAAGGAATCCTAACATGTTGATGGTGAACACAGGCATCAGTCGGGTccacgctgctgctgttgttgtttggctgtaGACCCCAAACCTCTAGGCAccataaaaaatgtttgtttcgAACACTATCATTTATGGCGCAAaaccagcagctctgtgattGAATCACTCACAAAGTCATGACATAATTATGCTGCGGTTCCTCCTAGAGCGAGTCCATCATTTCCTTAAAAATACCGGGGAGAAGCAAACATATCTCTTCATTGCAAATTAGGCTAGCCTAGagagaatgtgtttgtgtggatcaCGCACAAATTGGTGGACAGGAGGGGAATCTGTGCAGCCATTTGTCCTTTTTGTTCCGTTTCTGGATTTGATAATAGGctagaagaaagaaacagtgcagagttttatttttatttaactacacAACATGCCAAAGTGTTTGTGATTACACATCTCCAAACAAGAGAT contains:
- the col10a1a gene encoding collagen, type X, alpha 1a, which codes for MYLRVASILLLIVASAAAHGKGYVVKKVVPFPVKSHVMSVAGEPGPPGEPGPEGPAGPPGPPGEDGEGAPGPQGPPGPPGTPGRSITGKSGTPGGPGKPGSHGLPGEKGDTGATGPMGPRGAPGSPGSPGPAGLSATGKPGPSGLPGAMGPRGEPGLKGHPGVPGLPGSKGDRGVGAPGPQGETGPEGPMGPTGAPGASGVGKPGKPGNPGEPGKSGSPGRDGATGPMGPQGPKGHTGAPGVGLPGKPGENGAPGMPGQVGPKGHQGPTGATGAPGVPGYGKPGANGEKGERGATGATGATGAKGEQGHTGYTGATGATGPIGPVGPQGERGFPGETGSAGPKGDTGATGPQGPKGHKGDQGAQGFQGKQGYPGAAGPPGPRGATGPSGDKGHAGAPGIPGAPGIPGPAGPKGHPGRAGEPGASGSDGSPGPRGPSGPQGPAGTPGLKGHPGLPGAPGPAGLAAKGVPGPQGPPGQPGEPGSDGEAGPAGPPGPPGPPGEVVFEKGMGMSEVMVKSPMSAFTASLATPYPAAGSPIKFDQIVYNAENHYDPESGIFTCQIPGVYYFSYSIHVNGAHALVALYKNGQPVMFTYDEYNKGFLDQMSGSAVLLLDEQDTVYVQIPDDEANGVFAAENVHCSFSGFLIAST